In Paraflavitalea devenefica, a single window of DNA contains:
- a CDS encoding GlsB/YeaQ/YmgE family stress response membrane protein: MEILVTILIGAIAGWLGSKIFSGSGLGLLGNIVVGILGGIVGYWLLGKLGISLGSGWIGAILTGAVGAIVILALINLVFKK; the protein is encoded by the coding sequence ATGGAAATTTTAGTAACTATCCTGATTGGCGCCATTGCCGGATGGCTTGGCAGCAAGATTTTCTCAGGCAGCGGCTTAGGCCTTCTTGGCAATATTGTAGTAGGTATATTGGGAGGGATTGTAGGTTACTGGCTGTTAGGAAAACTGGGCATTAGCCTGGGGTCAGGATGGATTGGCGCTATACTCACCGGCGCCGTTGGGGCCATTGTGATATTGGCGCTAATAAACCTTGTATTTAAAAAATAA
- a CDS encoding RagB/SusD family nutrient uptake outer membrane protein, with protein MKLIHKLLTLSAAALSLTGCSKYLETEVPDQFTDDIYWTSENNVRTYSWEFYNLFTGFGTGTTADFYFSTFSDDQAATGLNTYPTVAAPSNSTWDWGYIRKANIMLNRINIVPMSDDAKNHWRGIARFFRAFDYFNKVRTFGDVPWIGTPLVITDTAVIYKPRDPRKLIMDSVLADINFAIDNLKTDGSNTVNKNVALAFKSRVCLFEGTYRKYHTELGLTDAATWLQDAKDAAEKVMAASYKLGDYKELYSSLDLSKNTEVLLYKIYVPGALTHSVIGYTNSSTQMHGLTKSAVESYVATDGLPIGLSPLYQGDADIKKVRADRDKRLLATIDTFLCYNGTLVGGLSSSSGYRPAKFLNPAATQLAPNNETDAPIFYLSEVLLNYAEAVAELDQMGQYTLSQGDLDKSVNLLRARAGVVKLEAPGGQTVAVNGTVFVDPKKEADVTPLIWEVRRERRVELMMDGFRYQDLMRWKKGEYLDNAKNPDIFLGAKVPDNGKVLRNAAGYIMTYTAATKRTFINPKHYLTAVPTGQIALYPAGMLTQNSGWEQ; from the coding sequence ATGAAACTTATACATAAATTGCTCACCCTGTCGGCTGCGGCGCTCTCGCTCACCGGATGTTCCAAATACCTGGAAACCGAAGTACCGGACCAGTTTACCGACGACATTTATTGGACCAGCGAAAACAATGTAAGGACCTATAGCTGGGAGTTCTATAACCTGTTCACCGGGTTTGGTACGGGTACAACTGCCGACTTCTATTTCTCTACCTTTTCCGACGACCAGGCTGCTACAGGATTAAATACCTATCCTACAGTAGCGGCTCCCAGCAATAGTACCTGGGATTGGGGCTATATCCGTAAGGCCAACATCATGCTCAACCGGATAAACATAGTACCCATGAGCGATGACGCGAAGAACCACTGGAGAGGTATCGCCCGTTTCTTCCGGGCTTTTGATTACTTTAATAAAGTGAGAACCTTTGGAGATGTACCCTGGATCGGTACTCCCTTAGTGATCACTGATACGGCGGTGATCTACAAGCCCCGCGACCCGCGGAAACTGATCATGGACAGTGTGCTGGCCGACATCAACTTTGCCATCGATAACTTAAAGACTGATGGCAGCAATACAGTGAACAAGAATGTGGCGCTGGCTTTTAAATCAAGGGTATGCCTTTTCGAGGGCACTTACCGTAAATACCACACGGAATTAGGGCTGACCGATGCTGCCACATGGCTGCAGGACGCTAAAGATGCTGCTGAAAAAGTGATGGCCGCCTCCTATAAATTAGGAGATTACAAAGAACTGTACAGCTCGCTGGACCTCTCAAAGAATACGGAAGTACTTCTTTACAAGATCTATGTGCCCGGTGCTTTGACACATTCTGTGATTGGTTATACCAATAGCAGTACCCAGATGCATGGTCTTACCAAATCGGCAGTGGAATCATACGTAGCAACGGATGGTTTACCCATCGGCCTGTCGCCCTTATACCAGGGAGATGCCGATATCAAAAAAGTACGTGCCGACCGCGATAAACGACTGCTGGCAACCATTGATACATTCCTGTGTTACAATGGTACATTGGTAGGTGGCCTTAGCTCCAGCTCTGGTTACCGTCCTGCCAAATTCCTGAACCCTGCCGCTACCCAACTGGCGCCCAACAATGAAACAGATGCGCCCATCTTCTACCTCAGCGAAGTGTTGCTCAACTATGCTGAAGCAGTGGCAGAATTAGATCAGATGGGACAATACACACTCAGCCAGGGTGACCTCGATAAATCAGTCAACCTCTTACGCGCCCGTGCCGGCGTAGTCAAACTGGAGGCACCCGGTGGTCAAACTGTAGCGGTGAACGGGACTGTTTTCGTAGACCCTAAAAAAGAGGCAGATGTAACACCCCTCATCTGGGAGGTCCGCCGTGAAAGACGTGTCGAACTGATGATGGACGGATTCCGTTACCAGGATCTCATGCGCTGGAAAAAAGGAGAATACCTGGACAATGCAAAGAACCCTGATATCTTCCTGGGCGCCAAAGTACCCGATAACGGTAAAGTATTGCGCAATGCTGCCGGCTATATCATGACCTATACCGCAGCCACCAAAAGAACATTCATTAATCCCAAACATTACTTAACCGCCGTACCAACCGGTCAGATCGCTTTATACCCTGCCGGTATGCTTACCCAGAATTCGGGCTGGGAGCAATAA
- a CDS encoding DeoR/GlpR family DNA-binding transcription regulator has translation MLKKERQAYILRQVNLHNKVLSSTLSSEIHVSEDTIRRDLHELAEDGRIIKVHGGALSHSFHDVYNPSGHIYLHDHKKVIAEKAAALIEDGMYVLTSGGSTILELARVLPPQLRATFVSGSLPAIVEYLHHPNIEVIVIGDKISRNGRITVGGDAISKIGHIRADLCFLGVDAIHVQHGVTDSDWDVVQLKKAMIESSQKVVCLSIAEKTNAVKPVHVCPVGSIHTLITELPPGDPLLQPYVNAGIEVL, from the coding sequence ATGCTTAAAAAAGAACGACAAGCTTACATACTCCGGCAAGTAAACCTGCATAATAAAGTATTGTCTTCCACCCTGAGCTCAGAGATCCATGTATCGGAAGATACCATTCGCAGAGACCTGCATGAACTGGCAGAAGACGGTAGGATCATCAAAGTACATGGCGGCGCCCTCTCCCACTCTTTTCATGATGTGTACAACCCCTCCGGCCATATTTACCTGCACGATCATAAAAAAGTAATTGCTGAAAAAGCAGCCGCCCTCATTGAGGATGGCATGTATGTATTAACCAGTGGCGGTTCTACCATCCTGGAGCTGGCCCGGGTATTGCCCCCGCAGCTCAGGGCCACCTTTGTATCAGGCAGCCTGCCTGCCATCGTGGAGTACCTCCACCATCCCAACATAGAGGTCATTGTCATCGGCGATAAAATATCCAGGAATGGCCGCATCACCGTAGGCGGTGATGCCATTTCCAAAATTGGCCATATCCGCGCCGACCTCTGTTTCCTCGGTGTGGATGCCATCCACGTACAGCACGGCGTTACCGACAGCGACTGGGATGTGGTGCAGCTTAAAAAGGCCATGATCGAATCGTCGCAGAAGGTCGTATGCCTCAGCATTGCTGAAAAGACCAATGCCGTAAAACCGGTCCATGTGTGCCCCGTAGGCAGCATTCATACCCTGATCACTGAACTGCCACCGGGTGATCCTTTATTACAGCCCTATGTCAATGCAGGCATAGAGGTATTATAA
- a CDS encoding OstA-like protein, producing MLRVIGLLVLLAFVCSGITAQVTPVTPTPAQDTGSKRMVEIIHADVIRTEIKDSVTELKTLAGKVHLVQGKTHFFCDSAIINSYTKIVEAFGHIHINDADSVHTYSDYLIYYSNTKMATLKKNAKLTDGKTTLLTDELHYDVNQKIGEYFNGGRVLNNKSVLTSKEATYYGELKDVYFKKDVVLTDPQYLLKSDSLLYNTTTEIATFITQTYIEDSAKRKITTKEGYYDLKKGSATLGKRPIIEDTKARTKTIADIVETDDSTGITTLIGRAVHIDSAQGVSLLANFIRTNKKEETLFATQHPLMIIKQDNDSIYVTADTLFSGRLSKLKALQDSLASKDSLAGKDTLLTRSQTDTIRRAVTINIQDKNKNDSADRYFQGYHHVRIYSDSLQAVADSMFYSGADSIFKLFTDPVAWANDSQITGDTMYLYTKNKKPERLFVFENGFAINKAGKDMFNQLRGNRLNGYFVDGNIDYMRAKGNAESVFYAMDEDSALVGINKASGDIIDLRFVNKELNKVVIISDPKGTMFPAKQATEQDKVLRSFKWLEARRPKTKFELFGN from the coding sequence ATGTTAAGGGTTATCGGTTTGCTCGTATTACTGGCATTTGTGTGCTCAGGCATTACTGCACAGGTAACACCTGTAACGCCGACTCCTGCACAGGATACAGGCAGCAAAAGAATGGTAGAGATCATCCATGCCGATGTTATACGGACAGAAATAAAAGATTCTGTCACAGAACTGAAAACGCTGGCGGGTAAAGTACACCTGGTCCAGGGCAAAACACACTTCTTCTGCGACAGTGCCATCATCAACAGTTACACCAAAATAGTAGAGGCCTTTGGCCATATCCATATCAACGATGCCGACAGTGTGCATACCTACAGTGATTACCTCATCTACTACTCGAACACCAAAATGGCAACGCTGAAAAAGAATGCCAAACTTACTGACGGTAAAACGACGCTGCTAACGGATGAGCTGCACTATGACGTCAACCAGAAAATAGGCGAATACTTTAATGGCGGGCGGGTACTTAACAACAAATCTGTACTTACCAGCAAGGAAGCCACCTATTACGGCGAACTGAAAGACGTTTACTTCAAGAAAGATGTAGTACTCACCGATCCCCAGTACCTCCTCAAATCAGATTCACTGCTCTACAATACCACCACTGAAATTGCCACTTTTATTACACAGACCTACATTGAAGACAGTGCGAAAAGAAAGATCACTACGAAGGAAGGATATTATGACCTGAAGAAGGGCAGTGCCACCCTGGGCAAGCGCCCCATCATTGAAGACACCAAGGCAAGAACAAAAACGATTGCCGATATTGTGGAAACGGACGACTCCACCGGCATTACCACACTCATCGGGCGGGCAGTGCATATAGACAGTGCGCAGGGAGTTTCTTTGCTGGCCAACTTTATACGGACCAACAAAAAGGAAGAAACGCTTTTTGCTACCCAGCATCCGCTCATGATCATCAAGCAGGACAATGATTCTATTTATGTAACAGCCGACACCCTCTTCTCCGGCAGGTTAAGTAAACTGAAAGCGTTGCAGGATTCCCTCGCCAGTAAAGACTCGCTTGCAGGCAAGGATACGCTCCTCACCAGGAGTCAAACCGATACCATCAGGAGAGCTGTCACCATCAATATCCAGGACAAGAACAAGAACGATAGTGCCGACCGTTACTTCCAGGGTTATCACCACGTACGTATCTATTCCGATTCCCTGCAGGCAGTGGCCGATAGTATGTTCTATTCAGGCGCCGACTCCATATTCAAGCTGTTCACAGATCCCGTTGCCTGGGCCAATGACAGCCAGATCACCGGCGATACTATGTACCTCTATACAAAGAACAAGAAGCCGGAAAGGCTCTTTGTATTTGAAAATGGCTTTGCGATTAACAAAGCCGGCAAGGACATGTTTAACCAGCTCAGGGGCAACCGGCTGAACGGTTACTTTGTTGATGGCAATATTGATTACATGCGCGCCAAAGGCAATGCGGAAAGTGTGTTCTATGCAATGGATGAAGACAGCGCGCTGGTAGGCATCAACAAAGCATCGGGAGACATCATAGACCTGCGTTTTGTGAACAAAGAGCTCAACAAAGTAGTCATCATCAGCGATCCCAAGGGAACCATGTTTCCCGCCAAACAGGCCACCGAACAGGATAAAGTACTCCGCAGCTTCAAATGGCTGGAAGCCCGCAGACCCAAGACAAAGTTTGAACTATTCGGAAACTAA
- a CDS encoding SusC/RagA family TonB-linked outer membrane protein, giving the protein MRSTKLLMLLVLLCLTGFAYGQTITGEIIDKSSRSPISAATITGSKSKKSAVTDANGKFTIELSGDKSIEVSHVGYTTQTVGITTASNYNIELEASNSSLDQVVVVAYGSQKKANLTGAVTTVDVSKTMQSRPVNDPAKALQGVVPGLTITYSNGGLTAGPGINIRGIGSVSGSSKPLIMVDNVETPDLSIINPNDIESVSVLKDAASTSIYGARAAFGVILIKTKSGKRNQKTSVVYSNNFSWNKPTTLPDFSDPVPELTALNEASQRSNITNPEIFGMKLTTLRDGIRNWQQKYANNRKGNEMVDGEDFEFNTAENRMYFYRVWDAKGIMLKDYTHEQQQNIRIQGGSEKIGYYMSFGYAHEDGILKMNADDLKKYNITASVSAAVTPWMDADVKMLYRNFKYEAPFQYQDYWYYFWRWGAYFPYGTYNGNYFRHTPAYLAQANTNEAIDNYNRIDLGTTFKITKNLNIRADYTIGRDNVTRHEAGGPVMAYDFWAAGYPKLANIATVSQDRTSYGSGRYLVNTLNAYATYNNTFFDDHSIKLTAGANMEDNESLNFTAERRALLDPEKDELGLATSDQFATGNHRKNSYAGYFGRINYDYLGKYLLELNGRYDGSSSFSPEDRWAWFSSVSAGYRITEEKFMESLKPLLSDMKLRVSYGSVGNQDVGDNFYLETMSNTLASWILPGTTSRVTTINAPRPVAQSLTWEKVTTLDLGTDIRLLDNKIGVTFDWYQRTTSGMLINPAIPATFGSAAPKINSGEMRNRGWELSIDGNYNVTKDLNLYGIITLADNKAVITKWNNPSKLINQHYEGKVWGEIWGFETDGYFQSADDVTKSPSQTAIAGDKFVYGPGDIKYKDLNGDKLINGGKASALDPGDMKVIGNSQPRYQYSARIGGNYKGFDLDIYIQGVGKRDYWGIGNIAIPMYQGADILYAHQLDYWTPDNTDARYPRPFIGNASGKISGLSNGGNNFYPQTKYLQNLAYCRLKNVTLGYTLPAALVTKYKIQKLRIYMSGQNLAEISNVGLPLDPEITDGGDFNFLGRTFPFERNFSFGLQLTF; this is encoded by the coding sequence ATGAGATCTACTAAACTACTAATGTTGCTTGTACTGCTTTGCCTTACCGGCTTTGCGTATGGGCAAACCATCACCGGGGAGATCATCGACAAATCCAGCCGGTCGCCCATCTCTGCTGCTACCATTACCGGCAGCAAAAGCAAAAAGTCGGCTGTAACCGATGCCAATGGGAAATTCACCATTGAACTGAGTGGCGATAAAAGCATAGAAGTATCCCATGTAGGATACACCACGCAAACAGTAGGCATCACCACTGCCTCCAATTACAATATTGAACTGGAGGCATCCAACTCTTCCCTTGACCAGGTAGTGGTAGTAGCGTATGGTTCCCAGAAAAAAGCCAACCTCACCGGTGCCGTTACTACGGTAGATGTTTCAAAGACCATGCAAAGCAGACCGGTCAACGATCCTGCCAAAGCCTTGCAGGGCGTGGTTCCCGGTTTAACCATCACCTATAGCAACGGTGGACTTACAGCAGGTCCTGGTATCAACATCCGGGGTATTGGCTCCGTCAGCGGCAGCAGTAAGCCACTCATCATGGTGGATAATGTGGAAACACCCGACCTGTCTATCATCAATCCCAATGATATTGAGAGCGTATCTGTATTGAAAGATGCTGCTTCTACTTCTATCTATGGGGCCCGCGCCGCTTTTGGCGTTATCCTCATTAAAACAAAATCGGGCAAACGCAACCAGAAGACATCCGTTGTATACTCCAACAACTTCTCCTGGAATAAGCCCACTACCCTGCCCGACTTTTCAGATCCTGTACCGGAGCTCACAGCCCTGAATGAAGCATCCCAACGCTCCAACATTACCAATCCGGAAATATTTGGTATGAAACTGACTACGCTGCGGGATGGCATCAGGAACTGGCAACAGAAATATGCCAACAACCGGAAAGGCAATGAAATGGTGGATGGAGAAGACTTTGAATTCAACACCGCCGAAAACCGCATGTACTTCTATCGTGTATGGGATGCAAAAGGCATCATGTTAAAAGATTACACACACGAACAACAACAAAACATACGTATACAAGGCGGTAGCGAAAAAATAGGTTACTACATGTCGTTTGGTTATGCGCATGAAGATGGTATCCTGAAAATGAATGCCGACGACCTGAAGAAATACAACATCACGGCCTCTGTCAGTGCAGCCGTTACCCCCTGGATGGATGCAGATGTAAAAATGCTCTACCGCAACTTTAAATACGAAGCGCCTTTCCAGTACCAGGATTACTGGTATTACTTCTGGCGCTGGGGTGCCTACTTTCCCTATGGCACCTACAACGGCAACTACTTCCGCCATACCCCTGCTTATCTGGCCCAGGCCAATACCAATGAAGCAATTGACAACTACAACCGGATTGACCTTGGTACAACCTTCAAGATTACTAAAAACCTGAACATTCGTGCCGATTACACCATTGGCCGTGATAATGTAACGCGCCATGAAGCCGGCGGCCCGGTGATGGCCTACGATTTCTGGGCTGCCGGGTATCCTAAACTGGCCAATATAGCTACCGTATCACAGGACAGAACATCTTATGGCAGCGGCAGATACCTGGTGAATACACTGAATGCCTATGCTACCTATAACAATACCTTCTTTGATGATCATTCCATAAAACTTACCGCCGGGGCAAACATGGAAGATAACGAGTCACTCAACTTCACGGCTGAGCGCAGGGCATTGCTCGATCCCGAAAAAGATGAATTGGGACTCGCTACCAGTGATCAGTTTGCAACAGGCAACCACCGCAAGAATTCCTATGCTGGTTATTTTGGCCGCATCAACTACGACTACCTCGGTAAATACCTGCTGGAACTGAATGGACGTTATGATGGTTCTTCCTCTTTTTCTCCGGAGGATCGCTGGGCCTGGTTCTCTTCTGTTTCGGCCGGATACCGCATCACAGAGGAAAAATTTATGGAGTCGCTCAAGCCACTCCTTTCCGACATGAAATTACGGGTGTCTTATGGGTCAGTCGGAAACCAGGATGTAGGAGACAACTTTTACCTGGAAACAATGAGCAATACCTTAGCGAGCTGGATCCTGCCCGGCACCACCTCCCGTGTTACAACCATCAATGCGCCCAGGCCGGTGGCTCAATCGCTTACCTGGGAAAAAGTAACGACACTTGACCTCGGTACCGACATTCGCCTGTTGGATAACAAAATAGGCGTAACCTTCGATTGGTACCAGCGTACTACTTCAGGTATGCTCATCAATCCGGCCATACCTGCCACCTTTGGCTCTGCTGCGCCCAAGATCAACTCCGGTGAGATGCGTAACCGCGGTTGGGAGCTGAGCATTGACGGAAATTACAACGTAACAAAAGACCTGAACCTCTATGGCATAATTACCCTGGCCGATAACAAAGCGGTGATCACCAAATGGAATAACCCATCCAAACTCATCAACCAGCACTACGAAGGGAAAGTATGGGGCGAAATATGGGGTTTTGAAACAGATGGTTACTTCCAGTCAGCCGATGACGTGACCAAGTCACCCAGCCAAACAGCCATCGCAGGAGACAAATTTGTTTACGGTCCCGGCGATATCAAATACAAAGACCTCAATGGCGACAAGCTGATCAATGGTGGTAAAGCCAGCGCACTGGACCCCGGCGATATGAAAGTAATTGGCAACAGCCAGCCCCGCTACCAGTACAGCGCCAGGATTGGTGGCAATTACAAAGGATTTGACCTTGACATCTACATCCAGGGAGTGGGCAAACGTGACTACTGGGGAATAGGCAACATCGCTATACCCATGTACCAGGGAGCCGATATCCTGTATGCCCACCAACTGGACTATTGGACACCCGACAATACAGATGCCCGTTACCCACGTCCCTTTATTGGCAATGCCAGTGGTAAGATCAGTGGTTTATCCAATGGTGGCAACAACTTTTATCCGCAAACCAAATACCTGCAGAACCTGGCCTATTGCCGGTTGAAAAATGTCACACTGGGTTATACATTGCCCGCCGCATTGGTGACAAAATATAAAATTCAAAAACTACGCATATACATGAGTGGTCAAAACCTGGCAGAGATCTCCAATGTGGGCCTTCCCCTCGATCCGGAAATTACAGATGGTGGCGACTTTAACTTCCTGGGCAGGACCTTCCCTTTCGAGCGGAACTTCTCCTTTGGTTTACAGTTAACCTTCTAA